Proteins encoded within one genomic window of Cryptococcus neoformans var. grubii H99 chromosome 4, complete sequence:
- a CDS encoding L-lactate dehydrogenase (cytochrome), protein MSQQQQVDGKQVAEHNSREKGVWIVVHGNVYDVSDFLDEHPGGADIILKYAGKDATEEYDPIHPPDAIKDNLDPSKHLGPLIPSTLPVEKPTPASAPPPTSVPVGQTTNGVSATEEFVKPSLAEILSLHDFEAVARRTMSKRGWNYYSSGADDEITMRENHNAYHRVWFRPRILRNVGKVDYSTEILGFKTSMPVYITATALGKLGHPEGEICLTKAAGEHNIIQMIPTLASCGFDEMVDAAIPGQVQFLQLYVNADRERTKKIIRHAAERGIKALFITVDAPQLGRREKDMRTKFEGAASAQQTKGGDKYQRDQGAARAISSFIDPSLNWSDLKELVDAARGLKVILKGVQCWEDAVMAAEAGVDGVVLSNHGGRQLDFAPSPLALLPSVVQHLTAHGFMNNPLRPRFEIFVDGGVRRATDVLKAVALGATAVGIGRPMIYAMSTYGKEGVSHALQILKDEFEMNMRLLGAPTMADVVPSMVDTSGLFGPQGSVTMYEENYERMLPVGVKAKL, encoded by the exons ATGtcacaacaacagcaggtTGACGGGAAGCAAGTGGCCGAACATAACAGTCGCGAAAAG GGGGTGTGGATAGTAGTGCATG GAAATGTTTATGATGTATCAGACTTCCTAGAT GAACACCCTG GCGGAGCGGACATAATCTT GAAATACGCAGGAAAGGATGCGACCGAAGAGTATGAT CCGATTCATCCTCCCGATGCCATCAAAGATAATCTGGATCCCTCCAAGCATCTTGGACCACTCATTCCCTCTACCCTCCCCGTTGAAAAGCCAACACCGGCATCAGCACCCCCACCGACTTCTGTTCCAGTTGGACAAACGACTAATGGCGTTTCTGCGACTGAAGAATTTGTTAAACCTTCTCTGGCAGAAATACTCAGTCTTCACGATTTTGAAGCTGTAGCCAGGAGGACGATGAgcaagagaggatggaatTATTATAGCTC TGGtgcagatgatgagattACTATG AGAGAAAACCATAATGCCTATCATCG TGTCTGGTTTCGTCCACGTATCCTCCGAAACGTCGGGAAGGTGGATTATTCCACTGAAATACTGGGCTTCAAGACTTCAATGCCTGTCTATATCACTGCTACAGCGTTGG GAAAGCTCGGTCATCCTGAAGGTGAGATATGCCTTACAAAGGCTGCAGGGGAACACAATATCATACAAATG ATCCCTACTCTTGCATCTTGCGGGTTTGACgagatggtggatgctGCAATACCTGGTCAAGTTCAATTCTTACAGCT CTACGTCAACGCCGATCGTGAGCGTACTAAAAAGATAATTAGGCATGCTGCCGAAAGGGGTATCAAGGCTCTGTTCATCACAGTAGACGCACCCCAGCTCGGTCGCCGAGAGAAA GACATGCGCACCAAATTTGAAGGTGCAGCCTCTGCTCAACAGACGAAAGGCGGTGACAAATATCAACGAGATCAAGGTGCAGCACGcgccatctcttccttcatcgACCCGAGTCTCAATTGGAGCGACTTGAAGGAGTTGGTCGATGCGGCGCGAGGCCTCAAAGTCATTTTGAAGGGCGTGCAATGCTGGGAGGATGCGGTCATGGCGGCTGAGGCAGGAGTGGATGGCGTGGTACTAAGTAATCATGG AGGACGTCAGCTTGACTTTGCCCCTTCCCCCTtggcccttcttccttcggTCGTACAGCACCTCACTGCGCACGGGTTCATGAACAATCCCCTTCGGCCTAGGTTTGAAATTTTTGTTGACGGTGGTGTTCGAAGAGCAACAGACGTCTTGAAAGCCGTTGCACTTGGTGCGACAGCTGTGGGTATTGGGAGACCGATGATCTATGCCATGTCAACTtatgggaaagagggagtGAGCCATGCTCTGCAAATCCTGAAG GATGAATTCGAGATGAACATGAGACTGTTGGGCGCTCCTACGATGGCCGATGTTGTGCCGAGTATGGTCGATACCTCTGGACTTTTTGGACCTCAAGGCAGTgtaactatgtatgaggaAAATT ATGAGAGGATGTTACCTGTAGGCGTCAAAGCCAAACTCTGA
- a CDS encoding CCR4-NOT transcription complex subunit 7/8, with amino-acid sequence MPSALLTMPQQEQLPSKDYGIREIWADNLESEFAALRQAVERYPYISMDTEFPGIVARPIGNFKTGSDYHFQTMRCNVDMLKIIQLGITLCDENGDSPEVSTWQFNFAFSLGEDMFAPDSIDLLKSSGIDFKRNEEEGIDVEYFGELLITSGLVLFDNIKWVSFHSGYDFGYLLKILTCEPLPADETDFFRLLFIWFPCIYDIKHIVRSIKTLRGGLQEIAESLGVKRIGPQHQAGSDSLLTAAVFFRIQTIYFDGHLNDDYYKNYLYGFSSGRLGKASPAAAGENLVDKPY; translated from the exons ATGCCATCCGCCCTCCTCACAATGCCCCAGCAAGAGCAATTACCATCAAAAGACTATGGAATAAGAGAA ATATGGGCAGACAACCTCGAATCAGAGTTTGCAGCTCTGAGACAAGCTGTCGAACGATATCCTTACATCTCTATG GACACTGAATTTCCCGGTATTGTCGCGCGTCCAATAGGCAATTTCAAGACCGGGTCAGATTATCATTTCCAAACGATGCGCTGCAATGTTGATATGCTCAAGATTATCCAACTGGGTATCACATTATGTGACGAAAATGGAGATTCGCCAGAGGTGTCCACATGGCAGTTCAATTTCGCGTTTAGCTTGGG AGAGGACATGTTTGCTCCAGATTCTATCGATTTATTAAAAAGCTCAGGGATCGATTTTAAACGtaatgaggaagaaggaatcGACGTTGAATACTTTGGCGAGCTTCTCATCACATCTGGGCTTGTTCTCTTTGACAATATAAAATGGGTATCTTTCCACTC AGGATACGATTTTGGATACCTTCTTAAGATCCTTACCTGTGAACCCCTCCCAGCAGACGAAACAGACTTTTTCcgccttctcttcatttGGTTCCCTTGTATCTATGACATCAAGCATATCGTGCGATCCATTAAAACTCTTCGGGGAGGATTACAAGAAATTGCAGAATCATTGGGCGTCAAGAGAATAGGACCTCAACACCAGGCAGGATCAGATTCTCTCTTAACCGCCGCAGTTTTTTTCAGGATCCAAACGATCTACTTTGACGGACATCTGAATGATGATTATTACAA GAATTACTTGTATGGGTTTTCTTCAGGTCGTTTGGGCAAAGCATCTCCGGCAGCTGCTGGCGAAAATCTCGTTGACAAACCTTATTAA
- a CDS encoding myosin-1 gives MAPSKKAGKKGAVGGLLSGASKPQKVQKADWSEGFTKKKAAGVPDMTLLSTITNEAINDNLKVRFQNQEIYTYIAHVLISVNPFRDLGIYTNDVLNSYRGKNRLEMSPHVFAIAESAYYRMTTEKENQCVIISGESGAGKTEAAKRIMQYIAAVSGGAEGGGIEGIKEMVLATNPLLESFGCAKTLRNDNSSRHGKYLEIMFNGMGQPVGAQITNYLLEKNRVVGQIDDERDFHIFYQFTKGASAEMKEAFGLQGPEAYAYTSRSGCLDVKSVNDVSDFQETLRAMQVIGLTSDEQNSIFRILATILWLGNIDFVEGDDGNAAISDSGVADFAAYLLEVDSTQLQKVLLMRIMETQRGGRRGSVYEVPQNVAQASSGRDALAKALYNNLFEWIVSRVNISMKPQTPSEYVIGVLDIYGFEIFQDNSFEQLSINYVNEKLQQIFIELTLKAEQEEYVREQIKWTPIKFFDNSVVCSLIEDRRPAGIFATLNDATATAHADPSAADNSFIQRSSMLASNPNFEARGNKFLIKHYAGDVLYTVAGMTDKNKDTLIKDILDLIEGSKDPFLHTLFPDKVDHTSKKRPPTAGDKIKLSANLLVENLMNCQPHYIRTIKPNQHRSPTEYDDKAILHQIKYLGLQENIRVRRAGFAYRAEFSKMIQRFYLLSPATSYAGDYIWTGDDRSGCERILTDAKIKKEEWQMGVTKAFIKNPETLFYLEGERDRYWHTMASRIQRAWRAYVRRKHEAATKIQRFWRNQREALVYERKRDYGHQVLAGRKERRRFSLLGMRKFMGDYLDIAGRSAQGEMLRNAATISPAEQVHFSSRAELLVSKLGRSSKLSPRFLIVTDKAVYFVVSQARDGRVSTTLERKIPLVTIRAISMTNLRDDFVALNVNACEEGDPIFTCIFKTEMVTVILTLTGGNMPVNIGPTIDYAKKRDKRAVIKAQKNEAVRGDATYKSHTIQVGSGEPPSSLSNSMPPRKPKVKKAAKTASSSRPVNSGRPAAVALPGATKPAAPAALSSMTSHTPVVTKPIATPAAATGVARAPPSIPGRAVAPPPPPPPPPTGPPKEIYKALYNFTGQEGEMNLVKGEEVEVKEKDSNGWWMVVKNGQEGWTPSNYLKKVEQAPPPPPPPPPVSRPMPVQSPAASSIPTAPAVTNGSAVPSWKAKNAASATPSAGSTPPASRPASSASKVPPAVKAKPSIPAKPTIPAKPQVGAKLAPAIGGKPPVPTAPKIQPKAVSKPGQVSQPAKAHGQLDLAAAFAKRAARAQQEED, from the exons ATG GCTCCTTCGAAGAAAgcagggaagaagggcgcCGTCGGTGGCCTCTTATCAGGGGCCTCTAAGCCTCAAAAGGTCCAAAAG GCCGATTGGAGTGAAGGGTtcacaaagaagaaggccgcAGGTGTTCCCGATATGACTTTGTTGAGCACAATCACCAACGAGGCTATCAACGACAACCTCAAAGTACGATTTCAGAATCAAGAGATCTAT ACGTACATTGCCCATGTCTTAATCTCCGTCAATCCCTTCCGAG ACCTTGGTATCTATACGAATGACGTTCTCAACTCCTATCGAGGCAAAAATCGTCTCGAAATGTCCCCTCACGTCTTTGCTATTGCCGAATCAGCCTATTATCGCATGACAACCGAAAAGGAGAACCAATGCGTCATTATTTCTGGTGAATCAGGTGCAGGTAAAACAGAAGCCGCTAAGAGGATCATGCAATATATCGCCGCGGTATCAGGAGGCGCAGAGGGCGGCGGTATTGAGGGGATTAAGGAAATGGTTTTGGCCACGAACCCTCTTTTGGAGAGTTTCGGTTGTGCAAAGACTCTGAGAAACGATAATTCCAGTCGACAC GGCAAATACCTCGAGATCATGTTCAATGGAATGGGGCAACCAGTCGGTGCTCAAATCACCAACTACCTTTTGGAAAAG AACCGAGTTGTCGGACAAATCGACGATGAGCGAGACTTTCACATTTTCTATCAGTTCACCAAGGGTGCTAGTGCCGAAATGAAGG AGGCATTTGGTTTACAAGGCCCTGAGGCGTACGCCTATACCAGTCGAAGTGGTTGTCTCGATGTCAAGAGTGTTAACGATGTGTCCGATTTTCAGGAGACTTTG CGTGCAATGCAAGTCATCGGTCTTACATCGGATGAACAAAACTCGATTTTCCGTATCCTTGCCACCATCCTTTGGCTCGGTAACATTGACTTTGTTGAGGGCGATGACGGCAACGCCGCAATCTCTGATTCCGGTGTGGCCGACTTCGCAGCTTACTTGTTAGAAGTTGATTCAACGCAATTGCAAAAAGTGCTGTTGATGAGAATTATGGAGACACAGAGAGGTGGAAGGAGGGGTAGTGTTTATGAGGTTCCACAAAACGTAGCGCAAGCTTCTTCCGGAAGAGATGCGCTTGCAAAGGCCTT ATACAACAATTTGTTCGAGTGGATTGTCAGCCGAGTCAACATTTCAATGAAGCCTCAGACCCCTTCTGAATATGTCATTGGTGTGCTCGATATCTA CGGTTTTGAAATTTTCCAA GATAATTCATTCGAACAACTTTCTATCAACTATGTCAATGAGAAGTTACAGCAAATCTTCATCGAGTTGACCTTAAAAGCTGAACAGGAGGAGTATGTCCGAGAACAAATCAAGTGGACTCCTATCAAGT TCTTTGACAATTCCGTGGTTTGCTCTCTCATTGAAGACCGTCGTCCCGCCGGTATCTTCGCCACTCTAAATGACGCCACTGCTACTGCCCACGCCGATCCGTCTGCTGCCGACAACTCTTTCATTCAGAGATCGAGTATGCTCGCTTCCAACCCTAATTTCGAAGCACGAGGCAACAAGTTCCTTATAAAACATTACGCTGGTGATGTGCTCTATACCGTAGCAGGGATGACTGATAAGAACAAGGACACCCTCATCAAGGATATCTTGGATCTCATCGAGGGCAGTAAGGATCCATTCTTACATACCCTTTTCCCCGACAAGGTGGATCACACCTCCAAGAAGAGGCCCCCGACCGCGGGTGACAAAATCAAGTTGTCTGCCAACTTACTCGTTGAGAATCTTATGAA CTGTCAACCACACTATATCCGAACAATTAAACCCAACCAGCACCGCTCGCCGACAGAATACGATGACAAGGCCATTCTCCATCAAATTAAATATCTTGGTCTTCAAGAAAATATCCGTGTCCGTCGAGCTGGTTTTGCCTATCGAGCCGAGTTCTCCAAAATGATTCAGCGATTCTACTTGCTGTCGCCTGCTACGTCTTATGCCGGTGATTACATCTGGACAGGCGATGACCGTTCAGGTTGTGAGAGGATATTGACGGATGCCAAGatcaaaaaggaagagtggcAAATGGGTGTGACCAAGGCGTTTATCAAGAATCCCGAAACCTTGTTTTACCTcgaaggagagagggataGGTACTGGCACACGATGGCGTCACGTATTCAACGTGCTTGGCGAGCGTAtgtgagaaggaagcatGAAGCGGCTACCAAGATTCAAAGATTCTGGAGAAACCAGCGCGAAGCACTTGTGTACGAACGTAAGAGAGATTATGGCCACCAAGTGCTCgctgggaggaaggagaggaggaggttcAGCTTGTTGGGCATGCGTAAATTTATGGGAGACTATCTGGACATAGCAGGAAGAAGTGCTCAAGGAGAGATGCTGAGGAATGCGGCTACCATATCTC CTGCCGAGCAAGTTCATTTCAGCTCGAGGGCGGAGCTGCTTGTCTCCAAGCTTGGTAGATCAAGTAAACTGAGTCCGCGATTCCTTATCGTC ACGGACAAAGCTGTCTACTTTGTTGTTTCGCAGGCCAGAGATGGCCGAGTCTCCACCACTTTGGAGCGCAAAATCCCGTTGGTGACAATCAGGGCGATCTCAATGACCAACTTGCGAGATGACTTTGTA GCTCTCAATGTTAACGCATGTGAGGAGGGTGATCCCATCTTCACCTGCATTTTCAAGACAGAGATGGTAACCGTCATTCTCACCCTGACGGGTGGGAATATGCCCGTCAATATTGGTCCTAC GATTGACTACGCTAAGAAGAGGGATAAGCGAGCGGTCATCAAGGCCCAGAAGAACGAGGCAGTGAGAGGTGACGCAACATACAAGAGTCATACCATTCAAGTTGGCTCAGGAGAGCCTCCTAGTAGCT TGTCGAACTCTATGCCTCCTCGGAAACCCAAGGTCAAGAAGGCTGCGAAGACCGCTTCTTCA AGTCGACCAGTAAACTCTGGTCGgcctgctgctgttgcccTTCCTGGTGCCACAAAGCCTGCTGCCCCCGCTGCTCTTTCCAGCATGACCTCTCACACACCTGTTGTGACGAAACCAATTGCTACTCCTGCAGCGGCCACCGGTGTCGCACGCGCacctccatccatccccGGCCGTGCAGTCGCACCtcccccaccaccaccgccacctCCTACAGGTCCCCCCAAGGAGATTTACAAGGCTCTTTATAACTTTACCGGTcaggagggagagatgaatTTGGtcaagggagaagaagtagaggtcaaggagaaggatagCAATGGATGGTGGATGGTCGTAAAGAACGGTCAAGAAGGTTGGACCCCGTCAAATTACCTCAAAAAGGTGGAACAGGCACCGCCaccccctcctccaccacccccaGTGTCCCGTCCCATGCCAGTTCAATCCCCTGCAGCTTCCTCTATTCCCACTGCTCCCGCCGTTACCAACGGCTCCGCCGTCCCCTCTTGGAAAGCGAAGAACGCTGCATCTGCCACACCTTCCGCAGGCTCTACGCCCCCGGCTTCCCGTCCggcctcttctgcttccaaGGTCCCTCCTGCGGTTAAGGCGAAGCCTTCCATCCCCGCCAAACCTACTATTCCTGCCAAACCCCAAGTAGGCGCAAAACTTGCTCCGGCGATTGGAGGCAAACCACCTGTGCCTACAGCACCAAAGATACAGCCCAAGGCAGTTAGCAAACCAGGACAAGTATCGCAACCTGCAAAAGCTCATGGACAGTTGGATTTAGCTGCTGCATTTGCAAAGAGAGCAGCTAGGGCCCAACAGGAGGAAGACTAG
- a CDS encoding DNA-3-methyladenine glycosylase II, translating to MPSTRSKTAKSVPAPDMPSVTRAARTIRASTATSKRVKPDSGALSPSAGKDHLKPSKKKQKVEPCSIDAQPPSTALELPTVPQPALLSPTLNFNLPSAISHLSALDPRFSLFFEHLPCRPFVNLEAIDPFRTLVTSIIGQQVSWMAAKAINTRFRALFGFTHEKEGFPSPQMVLMQDVASLRGAGLSGRKAEYVLSLADHFASGQLSTQLLQSGTDEEISKALIAVRGIGQWTIDMFMIFSLRRPDILAVGDLGVQKGLLKWALAAHGALEMKSSGTNTPKKTKANANKGEQKVIKEEVDDKGEGKLDTNIKESIPVRHVPLSSVPPTPLTPNDKSEKLVPKMGALHTHVAPSGAGVAQVPPTPSTPSAVPCETVEVPPKTLPGPTPEVMLTAPLEHPDWDPHRAAPLIEGLSVEILKSRLNGKKVKGGAYLTPKEMETLTEGWRPYRSLAVFYMWPVSGE from the exons ATGCCATCTACAAGAAGTAAGACAGCTAAGTCCGTTCCTGCTCCAGACATGCCGTCCGTAACTAGAGCAGCAAGGACAATCAGGGCGAGCACTGCTACTTCCAAGCGAGTGAAACCAGATAGTGGAGCACTTTCTCCCTCGGCAGGGAAAGACCACTTGAAGCCGTCCAAGAAAAAGCAGAAGGTGGAGCCATGTAGTATAGATGCCCAACCACCTTCTACAGCCCTTGAACTACCTACGGTTCCTCAACCTGCTCTGCTCTCCCCGACACTCAATTTCAATCTCCCCTCGGCTATATCTCATCTCTCTGCCTTGGACCCACGATTttcactcttcttcgagCATTTACCTTGTCGACCATTTGTGAACCTGGAAGCTATAGATCCCTTCAGGACACTTGTAACTTCTATTATTGGGCAGCAGGTTTCTTGGATGGCGGCCAAAGCTATCAATACGAGGTTCAGGGCTTTGTTCGGATTTACAcatgagaaggaggggttCCCGTCACCTCAGATGGTCCTTATGCAAGATGTAGCATCACTTAGAGGAGCTGGTTTGAGTGGAAGAAAGGCGGAGTACG ttTTGTCGCTGGCCGACCACTTTGCCTCCGGTCAGCTTTCAACTCAATTGCTGCAAAGTGGAACAGACGAAGAAATTTCAAAAGCTCTCATTGCTGTCCGCGGTATTGGACAATGGACAATAGACATGTTCATGATATTCTCACTTCGTCGCCCAGACATTTTGGCTGTAGGCGACTTGGGTGTACAGAAGGGCCTTCTCAAATGGGCTTTAGCTGCTCACGGTGCACTAGAAATGAAGTCTTCTGGTACGAATACACCCAAGAAGACCAAGGCAAATGCCAACAAGGGCGAGCAAAAGGTAatcaaggaagaggttgatgaTAAAGGGGAAGGTAAGCTGGATACGAACATAAAAGAGAGTATTCCAGTCAGGCATGTGCCCTTGAGCTCTGTTCCTCCCACGCCATTGACACCTAACGATAAATCCGAGAAGCTTGTCCCTAAAATGGGCGCCTTGCATACACATGTAGCTCCATCAGGTGCAGGCGTTGCCCAGGTGCCTCCAACACCATCTACACCGTCCGCTGTACCCTGCGAAACTGTCGAAGTCCCACCAAAAACACTCCCAGGCCCGACTCCGGAGGTGATGCTTACAGCCCCATTAGAACATCCTGATTGGGACCCCCATCGTGCCGCTCCGTTAATAGAAGGTTTGTCGGTGGAGATTCTGAAATCTCGCCTGAACGGAAAGAAAGTCAA GGGCGGAGCCTATTTGACACcaaaggaaatggagacTCTCACTGAAGGGTGGAGACCATATAGATCGTTAGCAGTGTTCTACATGTGGCCTGTTTCTGGAGAGTGA